From a single Flavobacterium sp. genomic region:
- a CDS encoding tetratricopeptide repeat protein, translated as MNLSHEEEENSLSLSKFESMLKTNKVFFFDSEEFEDIILHYMDTGRLNLAKKALKLGLEQHPKSTGLKLVQVEMLVYEDKLDFAEKLLNELYAIEPTNEEIYIQKANIHSKRDEHEKAIEFLKIALKYTDDYADVYSMIGMEYLFMDNLELAKDNFIKCLDEDTEDYSALYNVVYCFDFLDQNEEAIVYLNKFIDKNPYSEVAWHQLGRQYYALKNYEKAVWAFEYATLIDETFLGAYMEKAKSFEKLKKYQDAIDCYNITLELDDPSSFVLLRVAKCYERLGNTEFALNYYLKTVHEDPLLDKGWIAITDFYIRQKNFQKALYYVNKAIGIDGDNSLYWKRFAAVNSALHFFEEAEYGYRKAFESGDINLDTFTLWTDVLQYLGEFETAIDILLEATNVLPNEYEIEYRLAGLYFTSGNNKKGSIHLINAMNLNLKQLSLFEELFPVIYERTEVQKTILKFKK; from the coding sequence ATGAATTTGAGTCACGAAGAAGAAGAAAACAGCTTGTCCTTATCTAAATTTGAATCGATGTTAAAAACCAATAAAGTTTTTTTCTTTGATTCTGAAGAGTTTGAAGATATTATTCTTCATTACATGGATACTGGTCGATTAAATTTGGCCAAAAAAGCGCTAAAATTAGGTTTAGAACAACACCCAAAATCTACAGGATTAAAATTAGTTCAGGTAGAAATGTTGGTTTACGAAGACAAACTCGATTTTGCTGAAAAGTTATTAAACGAGTTATACGCTATTGAACCTACCAACGAAGAAATCTACATTCAAAAAGCCAACATACATTCTAAAAGAGACGAACACGAAAAAGCTATTGAGTTTTTAAAAATCGCTTTAAAATATACCGATGATTATGCTGATGTATATTCGATGATTGGAATGGAATATTTGTTCATGGATAATTTAGAATTGGCTAAAGATAATTTCATCAAATGTTTAGACGAAGATACTGAAGATTATTCAGCACTTTATAATGTAGTCTATTGTTTTGATTTCTTAGATCAGAACGAAGAAGCTATTGTTTATTTAAATAAATTTATTGATAAAAATCCGTATAGCGAAGTGGCTTGGCATCAGCTTGGTAGACAATATTACGCGTTAAAAAACTATGAGAAAGCAGTTTGGGCGTTTGAATATGCTACTTTGATTGACGAAACTTTTTTAGGTGCGTACATGGAAAAAGCAAAATCCTTCGAAAAACTAAAAAAATATCAAGATGCCATTGACTGCTATAATATTACCTTAGAATTAGACGATCCCTCATCATTTGTATTGCTTCGTGTAGCAAAATGTTACGAACGATTGGGAAATACCGAATTCGCACTGAATTATTATTTAAAAACAGTCCACGAAGACCCGCTGCTCGATAAAGGTTGGATTGCAATAACTGATTTTTACATTCGTCAAAAGAATTTTCAAAAAGCCTTATATTATGTCAACAAAGCTATTGGCATTGACGGAGATAATTCGCTATACTGGAAACGTTTTGCGGCTGTAAATAGTGCTTTGCATTTTTTTGAAGAAGCCGAATATGGATACCGAAAAGCATTTGAAAGTGGTGATATCAATTTAGACACATTTACGCTTTGGACTGATGTTTTACAATATCTTGGTGAATTTGAAACAGCAATTGACATCCTTTTAGAAGCAACTAATGTTTTACCTAATGAATACGAAATCGAATATCGTTTAGCAGGATTATATTTCACATCAGGCAATAACAAAAAAGGAAGTATTCATTTAATCAACGCAATGAATTTAAACTTAAAACAACTATCTTTGTTCGAAGAGTTATTTCCAGTAATTTACGAAAGAACGGAAGTACAAAAAACAATTTTAAAATTTAAAAAATAG
- a CDS encoding aspartate aminotransferase family protein: MIDDFFKYQAQTSPHPLAMEISHAKGSYIYDTEGNAYLDMVAGVSACTLGHQPKRVNDAIKKQLDTYSHVMVYGEYAQHPATELCKLLAQHLPYPLTKTYLVNSGTEAIEGALKLARRVTGRSQLISCHNAYHGNTMGSLSVMGFEERKQIFRPLIPDVDFITFNNEADLEKITTRTAGILLETIQGGAGFIEPQNDFLKKIRQRCDEVGAIMILDEIQPGFGRTGKLFGFQNYDVIPDVVVMGKGMGGGMPVGAFTASEKMMDLLSHDPKLGHITTFGGHPVIAAACLATLQEVTETKLMTETLEKEQLFRSLLVHPLIKEIRGRGLMLAAMTDSPEITNEVILRCHKRGIILFWLLFEGCAVRITPPLTISNDEIAKGCGTIIEVLNEIEKEMK; the protein is encoded by the coding sequence ATGATTGACGATTTTTTTAAATACCAAGCACAAACCTCACCTCACCCATTAGCTATGGAAATTTCTCATGCTAAGGGTTCTTATATTTACGACACAGAAGGCAATGCCTATTTAGATATGGTTGCTGGAGTTTCTGCTTGCACATTAGGGCATCAACCAAAGCGTGTAAATGATGCTATCAAAAAACAATTAGACACCTATTCTCATGTAATGGTATATGGTGAATATGCCCAACATCCAGCTACTGAATTATGTAAATTATTAGCACAACACCTTCCCTACCCACTTACAAAAACGTATTTAGTTAATTCGGGTACAGAAGCTATTGAAGGTGCTCTAAAATTAGCTCGAAGAGTTACAGGAAGAAGTCAATTGATTTCATGTCACAACGCCTATCATGGTAATACTATGGGAAGTTTGAGTGTGATGGGATTTGAAGAACGTAAACAAATTTTCCGCCCTTTAATTCCTGATGTAGATTTTATTACGTTCAATAATGAAGCTGATTTAGAAAAAATAACTACAAGAACTGCTGGAATATTGTTAGAAACAATTCAAGGTGGCGCTGGTTTTATTGAACCTCAAAATGATTTTCTTAAAAAAATACGCCAACGTTGTGACGAAGTTGGTGCTATCATGATATTAGACGAAATTCAACCCGGATTTGGTCGCACCGGAAAACTATTCGGATTCCAAAACTACGATGTCATTCCAGATGTAGTGGTTATGGGAAAAGGAATGGGTGGCGGCATGCCAGTAGGTGCTTTTACCGCTTCTGAAAAAATGATGGATTTACTAAGTCATGATCCTAAACTTGGACACATAACTACTTTTGGCGGACATCCTGTCATTGCGGCAGCATGTTTAGCAACATTACAAGAAGTTACCGAAACCAAATTAATGACCGAAACATTAGAAAAAGAGCAATTATTCCGAAGCCTTTTAGTGCATCCATTAATTAAAGAAATTCGTGGTCGCGGTCTTATGCTTGCTGCGATGACCGATTCTCCGGAAATAACTAATGAAGTGATTTTACGTTGCCATAAAAGAGGCATAATTTTATTCTGGTTACTATTTGAAGGTTGTGCCGTACGAATTACACCTCCATTAACCATTAGCAATGACGAAATCGCAAAAGGATGTGGCACTATTATTGAGGTATTAAATGAAATTGAGAAAGAAATGAAGTAA